In Natronomonas halophila, one DNA window encodes the following:
- a CDS encoding NUDIX hydrolase → MVVELLRHVNGLVADFAADYGEVDIVGRRVDCEPDAYDALLKTFDTFGVVGGAGCRVRDADGRVLLARYEGADGWVDPGDSRHPGESYRECAERATREATGIEACVDDIAQVHLLYMDDWTDRDPVPNPYVSFEATPVDGELRAGDGVAELQWVETTPDDLLYEELAELSLSE, encoded by the coding sequence GTGGTCGTGGAACTGCTTCGCCACGTCAATGGCCTCGTCGCCGATTTCGCCGCCGACTACGGCGAGGTAGACATCGTCGGCCGCCGCGTCGACTGCGAACCGGACGCCTACGACGCCCTTCTGAAGACGTTCGACACCTTCGGCGTCGTCGGCGGCGCCGGCTGTCGCGTTCGCGACGCTGATGGCCGCGTCCTCCTGGCCCGATACGAGGGCGCCGACGGCTGGGTCGACCCCGGTGATAGTCGCCACCCCGGCGAATCCTATCGGGAGTGCGCCGAGCGAGCGACACGAGAGGCGACCGGTATCGAAGCCTGTGTCGACGATATCGCACAGGTACATCTGCTCTACATGGACGACTGGACCGACCGCGACCCGGTGCCGAACCCCTACGTCAGTTTCGAGGCGACGCCCGTCGACGGAGAGTTACGGGCCGGTGATGGCGTTGCTGAGTTGCAGTGGGTAGAGACGACGCCCGACGACCTGCTGTACGA